Proteins encoded in a region of the Carassius gibelio isolate Cgi1373 ecotype wild population from Czech Republic chromosome B5, carGib1.2-hapl.c, whole genome shotgun sequence genome:
- the LOC127957100 gene encoding repulsive guidance molecule B yields the protein MGMGRAGPYYPGAERLISPLLHLLVLCTFSSLTHIGESQVQTPQCRIQKCTTDFVSLTSHLNPSLDGFDIEFCKALRAYSACTQRTSKSCRGNLVFHSAMLGISDLMSQRNCSKDGPTSSTHPVIPIEPCNYHSRHHQASRPGTGTGAPEHPRPTYLFCGLFGDPHLRTFKDHFQTCKVEGAWPLIDNNYLSVQVTNVPVVYGSSATATNKITIIFKPYQECTDQKVYQAVTDDLPAAFVDGTISGGDSETRSIWILEKSPGQHVEIHAAYIGVTIIIRQQGRYLTLAVRMPEEFAMAFDETQDLQLCMNGCPTSERIDQEGQLQMPMLGLQQASFQQQARVEAQRGLFTLESASRKCREQLEVKDIYFHSCVFDLLTTGDANFTTAAYYALKDMETLHPKREHWHIFPNSATGLRPFSLLLNALLTSFLITVLL from the exons atgggtatgGGGAGAGCAGGACCTTACTACCCCGGGGCTGAGCGCCTCATCTCTCCGCTACTGCATCTGCTAGTGCTGTGCACCTTCTCCTCTCTCACTCACATAG GTGAGAGCCAGGTCCAGACCCCGCAGTGCCGTATCCAGAAGTGCACCACTGACTTTGTCTCTCTCACTTCTCATCTTAACCCTTCACTGGATGGCTTTGATATTGAGTTCTGCAAGGCGCTGCGAGCCTATTCCGCCTGCACCCAGCGCACATCCAAGAGCTGCAGGGGTAACCTGGTCTTCCACTCTGCCATGCTGGGCATCAGTGACCTCATGAGCCAGAGGAACTGCTCCAAAGACGGCCCCACGTCGTCTACCCATCCCGTCATCCCTATTGAGCCATGCAACTATCACAGCCGTCATCACCAAGCATCACGGCCCGGAACAGGGACTGGGGCTCCAGAGCACCCACGACCAACCTACCTGTTCTGTGGCCTGTTTGGGGACCCTCATCTAAGAACTTTCAAAGACCATTTTCAGACCTGTAAGGTTGAAGGGGCATGGCCCCTGATTGATAACAATTACCTGTCAGTGCAGGTCACAAATGTTCCAGTGGTATACGGATCCAGTGCCACAGCAACCAATAAG ATCACAATAATCTTCAAACCATACCAAGAATGCACGGACCAGAAGGTCTACCAGGCCGTAACAGACGACCTTCCAGCCGCTTTTGTGGACGGCACCATCAGCGGGGGCGATAGTGAGACCCGCAGCATCTGGATCCTGGAGAAGTCACCAGGTCAGCACGTAGAGATCCACGCCGCGTACATCGGTGTCACCATCATCATACGCCAGCAGGGCCGCTACCTGACGCTAGCCGTGCGAATGCCGGAAGAGTTTGCCATGGCCTTCGACGAAACGCAGGACCTGCAGCTCTGCATGAACGGTTGTCCCACTTCAGAACGCATCGACCAGGAGGGACAACTTCAGATGCCCATGCTGGGCCTCCAGCAAGCCAGCTTTCAGCAGCAGGCGAGGGTcgaagcccagagagggctcttCACCCTCGAAAGCGCCTCCAGGAAGTGCAGGGAGCAACTGGAGGTTAAGGACATCTATTTCCACTCCTGCGTGTTTGACCTGCTCACCACAGGAGATGCGAACTTCACCACTGCTGCCTACTATGCCCTGAAGGACATGGAGACTCTGCACCCCAAGAGGGAGCACTGGCATATTTTCCCCAACTCAGCCACTGGGCTGAGGCCGTTTTCATTGCTCCTCAATGCACTGCTAACCAGCTTCCTCATCACTGTGCTTTTATAA